In the genome of Hyphomicrobium sp. CS1GBMeth3, the window GCGAAGGCGCTGCGCCGAGGCGGGCAAGCGAGTCACGCGCGTCGCGATAGCCCGGCCGGAGGCTCTGCGCCTTCTTGAGATCGGCGATGGCCTGCTGGGTCTGGCCCTGGGCCTCCTCGATCTCGGCCTTCACCCAATAGACTTCCGGAGCCTCGGGGCTAAGCTTCTGTGCGACTTCGACGTCGCGCAGCGCAACGTCGATCTGGTCGTTCTGCTTATAGGCATACGCACGATAGGCGAAGGCGAGGCCGGAGCGCGGGTCGACCTCGATGGCTTTGTTGAGATCGCCGAACGCCTCGTCGACGGCCTCGACGAGCACGTGCGCGAAGCCCCGCTCGGCGAAGGCATCAGCGTTCTTGGGATCGAGCTCCGTCGCCTTGGTGAAGTCCTTGATGGCAGACGCCGTGTTGCGCATCGCGAGGTAGGCGCGCCCGCGCAGCACGTAGCTCTCGGCGTGGTTGACGTCGAAGGCGATGGAGCGCGAAAGGTCCTCGATCGCCTCGTCGTAATTCTCGACCGCGAGCTTGGCCTCGGCCATGTTGCGATAGCCCGCAGCGAAGCGCGCGTCGGCCTTCACGGCGCGCGAAAAATCGCGGATGGCCGCGTGCGGGCGTTGGCGCGAAAGGTGGGCAAGGCCACGGCCGCTGAGCGGAGCGGGATTGGATGGCAGAAGCCTCACCGAGTGCGTGTAATCCTGGATCGCATCATCGACATGGCCGAGGCGCATGTAGGCGCCGGCGCGGTTGTTATAGGCAGCGGCGTAGCCCGGCGCGAGCACGAGCGCGCGGTCAAAGTCCTTGATCGCCTCCTGCGGCAGACCGAGGGACAGCAAGAGATTGCCTCGGTTGTTGTAGACGGCGGCGAACTC includes:
- a CDS encoding tetratricopeptide repeat protein, with translation MTRLRSVRSVPAGIALALALQAACARTPAHAAPSEPAQIAEEGAGALVRGEAQAAVLNYTEALKDPALSNDRRAAILNDRGVANIKLGQTRQAFEDFNLAAQLFPEFAAVYNNRGNLLLSLGLPQEAIKDFDRALVLAPGYAAAYNNRAGAYMRLGHVDDAIQDYTHSVRLLPSNPAPLSGRGLAHLSRQRPHAAIRDFSRAVKADARFAAGYRNMAEAKLAVENYDEAIEDLSRSIAFDVNHAESYVLRGRAYLAMRNTASAIKDFTKATELDPKNADAFAERGFAHVLVEAVDEAFGDLNKAIEVDPRSGLAFAYRAYAYKQNDQIDVALRDVEVAQKLSPEAPEVYWVKAEIEEAQGQTQQAIADLKKAQSLRPGYRDARDSLARLGAAPSQTLETEVAGAGIETWRVVARGPEFFAVDDRYPRLSVPLEMMGEGEPKLLEWQLKREPFTGIGTLRFSAGKVAGRRGPEATEFIAVLDLETSKVITIAPHKQGDKTAKWTWESGKVTVASVDGVTDEVDLRISRTKEVAGSGGYSAPPKRVKRKPKTLFELLFN